From Micrococcales bacterium, the proteins below share one genomic window:
- a CDS encoding ABC transporter substrate-binding protein, with protein sequence MKRTIMGLVLAATVTLTLSACGSDSGSGGGSGADTIKIGLNYELSGAVATYGQASVDGIKMAVDEINAAGGVQGKQIELVIYDNKSEPAEATTLATKLMTQDNVLAVIGPATSGSFKATIPVANSNKVPVVSGSATADDVTVDANGVQEFAFRTCFNDSFQGTAMANYAAKTLDAKSAVIVKDNSSDYAKGLAEAFKSTFEDNGGQIVGEEAYVAGDTDFNAVLTRVKGLNFDVIYLPGYYQEAGLIIKAARELGIDAPVLGADGFDSPDLLNLAGEAALNDVFFTNHYSSLDQDPKVVQFIEDFKAKYGEEPNAFHALGYDTAKFVADAIERAEELTGQAVRDALASTVDFPAVTGTLSIDENHNPVKDIVVIGLKDGVQATSERI encoded by the coding sequence ATGAAACGAACCATCATGGGGCTCGTCCTCGCAGCAACCGTAACCCTTACCCTGTCCGCATGTGGGTCCGATTCCGGCTCCGGCGGCGGATCCGGTGCCGACACCATCAAGATTGGCCTGAACTACGAACTCTCTGGCGCGGTCGCCACCTACGGCCAAGCCAGCGTCGATGGAATCAAGATGGCCGTTGACGAAATCAACGCCGCCGGCGGCGTCCAGGGCAAGCAGATCGAGTTGGTCATTTACGACAACAAGTCTGAGCCCGCCGAGGCCACCACCTTGGCCACCAAGCTGATGACCCAGGACAACGTCCTGGCGGTAATTGGCCCGGCTACCTCTGGGTCGTTTAAGGCGACCATCCCGGTGGCGAACTCAAACAAGGTGCCGGTTGTGTCCGGTTCGGCCACAGCTGACGACGTAACTGTGGATGCCAATGGTGTCCAGGAATTTGCCTTCAGGACCTGCTTCAATGACTCGTTCCAGGGCACGGCTATGGCTAACTATGCCGCCAAGACCCTAGATGCCAAGTCGGCAGTGATTGTCAAGGACAACTCCTCCGACTACGCCAAGGGCCTGGCCGAGGCCTTCAAGTCGACTTTCGAGGACAATGGCGGCCAGATTGTCGGTGAAGAGGCCTACGTTGCCGGTGACACCGACTTCAACGCCGTCTTGACCAGGGTCAAGGGCCTGAACTTCGACGTCATCTACTTGCCCGGCTACTACCAAGAGGCCGGCTTGATCATCAAGGCCGCCCGCGAGCTCGGTATTGACGCGCCAGTGCTAGGCGCCGACGGTTTCGATTCCCCCGACCTGCTCAACCTGGCCGGGGAAGCCGCCCTGAATGATGTGTTCTTCACCAACCACTACTCCTCACTTGACCAGGACCCCAAGGTGGTCCAGTTCATTGAGGACTTCAAAGCCAAGTACGGCGAAGAGCCCAACGCCTTCCACGCCCTTGGTTATGACACCGCCAAGTTCGTGGCCGACGCAATTGAGCGGGCTGAAGAACTGACCGGCCAGGCCGTCAGGGATGCCCTGGCCTCAACAGTGGACTTCCCGGCTGTAACCGGCACACTGTCCATCGACGAGAATCACAACCCGGTCAAAGACATTGTTGTGATTGGACTGAAGGACGGCGTCCAAGCCACCAGCGAAAGGATATGA
- a CDS encoding NAD(P)/FAD-dependent oxidoreductase: protein MARVVVMGAGVSGHTAALYAKRWLGKDHSVVVISPNANYNWIPSNIWVGVGSMTADQVLFPLAPIYARKGVEFHQALATEIHPEGGDGHDSPYVVAKSTVEEGVEEAIEYDYLINCTGPKLNFPATPGLGPDGGYTYSVCTAPHATETAKHLATLIDQLRAGAKMRFVVGTGHGMCTCQGAAFEYTFNLEHTLRQAGVRDNVELVYLTNEAELGDFGVGGMKFDYQGFRTSSQLWCESLYRERQVQAIIGAHVNNIEEGSLTYEQLDGSTHSLDFDFAMLLPPFKGADLKAFDASGEDISEKVFNPAGFLKVDANYGAGAYENWSPDDWPKTYQSPHYDNLFAAGIAFAPPHQISVPRTTPNGTLIAPAPPRTGMPSGIIAKAVTSTVVDRIKGRNRPAHQAPMTKMGAACVASAGMGALKGSAISLTMHPVVPDFTTYPATGRDLKGTVGEIGLAGHWVKYMLHRLFTYKAKARPLWWVIPE from the coding sequence ATGGCCCGTGTAGTCGTTATGGGAGCCGGCGTTTCCGGCCACACTGCGGCGCTGTATGCCAAGCGTTGGCTGGGCAAGGACCACTCGGTGGTAGTAATCAGCCCCAACGCCAACTACAACTGGATTCCGTCCAACATTTGGGTCGGGGTCGGCTCGATGACGGCCGACCAAGTCCTTTTCCCCCTGGCCCCGATCTATGCCCGGAAGGGCGTGGAATTCCACCAGGCGTTGGCCACGGAAATTCACCCCGAAGGCGGTGACGGCCACGACTCGCCCTATGTGGTGGCCAAGTCGACCGTTGAGGAGGGCGTCGAAGAAGCCATTGAATACGACTATTTGATCAACTGCACCGGTCCCAAGCTCAACTTCCCTGCCACCCCAGGCCTTGGGCCCGATGGCGGTTACACCTACTCGGTTTGTACCGCACCTCATGCCACGGAGACAGCCAAACACCTGGCCACACTGATCGACCAGTTGAGGGCCGGCGCCAAAATGCGTTTCGTAGTTGGTACCGGTCACGGCATGTGCACCTGCCAGGGGGCCGCCTTTGAGTACACCTTCAACTTGGAGCACACCCTGCGCCAGGCCGGGGTTCGAGACAACGTGGAGCTGGTCTACCTAACCAACGAAGCCGAGCTCGGCGACTTTGGTGTCGGGGGCATGAAGTTCGACTATCAGGGCTTTAGGACTTCCTCTCAGCTGTGGTGCGAATCGCTCTACCGTGAGCGGCAGGTCCAAGCCATCATTGGCGCCCACGTCAACAACATCGAAGAAGGCTCGCTGACCTACGAGCAGCTCGACGGGTCGACCCATTCGCTCGACTTTGACTTCGCCATGTTGCTGCCGCCGTTTAAGGGCGCCGATCTCAAGGCCTTTGACGCCAGCGGCGAGGACATCAGCGAAAAGGTCTTCAACCCGGCCGGCTTCCTCAAAGTCGACGCCAACTATGGCGCCGGGGCCTATGAGAATTGGAGCCCGGATGACTGGCCCAAGACCTATCAGAGCCCGCACTATGACAACCTCTTTGCCGCCGGTATTGCCTTTGCCCCGCCGCACCAAATCTCGGTGCCCCGGACCACGCCCAATGGCACGCTGATCGCGCCGGCACCGCCGCGCACCGGCATGCCCTCAGGCATTATCGCCAAAGCCGTCACCTCAACTGTGGTGGACCGCATCAAGGGCAGAAACCGCCCGGCCCACCAGGCGCCAATGACCAAGATGGGGGCTGCTTGTGTGGCTTCTGCTGGGATGGGGGCGCTGAAAGGCTCGGCCATATCGCTAACGATGCACCCAGTGGTGCCGGACTTCACCACCTATCCGGCCACCGGCCGCGACCTGAAAGGCACGGTTGGCGAAATTGGCCTGGCCGGGCACTGGGTCAAGTACATGCTGCATCGCCTGTTTACCTACAAAGCCAAGGCCCGCCCACTGTGGTGGGTAATTCCGGAATAG
- a CDS encoding phospho-sugar mutase codes for MSLQRQIEAWIAADPDPVTRAEIQGLADMAFGAKTGRAAQTGQASQAAPVDRPGRADHTGQIKLTDQIDQADQTERTDQIDQTDQADRPDEAGQADQTELADQIDQTGQTDQTDQVDQIDQSCPAARAALAELQQRFAKELAFGTSGLRGAMGGGPNRINLAVVIRAAAGLMAYLRQRLDQARPKVVIGFDARRGSKEFALATAQVVVAAGGEAHLFKDLTPTPLLAFAVRHLRADAGVQVTASHNPAGDNGYKIYLGGRLTREEANGVQIVPPADSEIAAAIALQPPANQVPRQDQGWQVIEDKLRQAYLDQATPGRRPLVPLRIVHTAMHGVGAALALAAFRRAGFDEVHPVAAQQSPDPNFSTVTFPNPEEPGALDMALKLAQRVRAEIVIAHDPDADRCAVAVKDPRSQLRGGWRVLSGDEVGALLGEAAAAEWAGLGGLVSVRPPVLASSLVSSRLLEKIAAHHGTRFESTLTGFKWVGRVEDLLFGYEEAIGYCCRPDMVRDKDGITAGLAVAALAVAAKSKGRTLIQLLDDLARRHGLHLTSQVAARYTNASAIPEVMGRIRQSPPAALGGLQLQSVVDLASASAKLPPTDAVVLELAKQARVIVRPSGTEPKVKCYLEVIQPVKPEASFAQVTTAREEAAAQLRKIVADLRSLLAN; via the coding sequence GTGAGCCTTCAGCGGCAAATCGAGGCCTGGATCGCGGCCGACCCGGACCCTGTCACCCGAGCCGAGATTCAAGGACTGGCTGACATGGCCTTTGGCGCCAAGACTGGCCGGGCCGCCCAAACAGGCCAGGCTAGCCAGGCCGCACCGGTGGACCGACCAGGCCGGGCAGACCACACAGGCCAAATAAAACTGACCGACCAGATAGACCAAGCAGACCAAACAGAGCGTACCGACCAGATAGACCAAACAGACCAGGCAGACCGACCAGACGAAGCAGGCCAAGCAGACCAAACAGAACTAGCCGACCAGATAGACCAAACAGGCCAAACAGACCAAACAGACCAGGTTGACCAGATAGACCAAAGTTGCCCGGCCGCCCGCGCCGCCCTGGCCGAGCTGCAGCAACGTTTCGCCAAAGAGCTAGCCTTTGGCACCTCCGGACTGCGCGGCGCCATGGGCGGTGGCCCCAATCGGATCAACCTGGCGGTGGTGATAAGGGCGGCGGCTGGCCTGATGGCCTACCTGCGCCAACGTCTTGACCAAGCCAGGCCAAAGGTTGTGATCGGCTTCGACGCGCGCCGCGGCTCGAAGGAGTTCGCCCTGGCCACGGCCCAAGTGGTGGTGGCGGCTGGCGGCGAAGCCCACCTGTTCAAAGACCTGACGCCAACGCCTCTGCTGGCCTTTGCCGTGCGTCATTTACGGGCCGATGCCGGAGTCCAAGTAACCGCGTCGCACAACCCGGCCGGAGACAACGGCTACAAGATCTACTTGGGTGGGCGGTTGACCCGGGAGGAGGCCAACGGGGTTCAGATCGTGCCCCCGGCCGACTCAGAGATCGCGGCGGCCATAGCGCTTCAACCACCCGCCAACCAGGTGCCGCGCCAAGACCAGGGCTGGCAGGTGATCGAGGACAAGCTGCGGCAGGCCTATCTTGACCAGGCCACACCCGGGCGCCGGCCATTGGTGCCGCTGCGAATTGTGCATACTGCAATGCATGGGGTGGGGGCGGCACTGGCCTTGGCTGCCTTCAGACGAGCCGGTTTCGACGAGGTCCACCCGGTGGCGGCTCAACAGTCGCCCGACCCGAACTTTTCCACCGTCACCTTCCCCAATCCGGAAGAACCTGGCGCCCTGGACATGGCCCTGAAGCTGGCCCAGCGAGTTAGGGCCGAGATTGTGATAGCTCATGACCCAGACGCCGACCGCTGCGCCGTGGCCGTCAAGGATCCCCGCTCGCAACTTAGGGGTGGCTGGCGAGTGCTTTCCGGAGACGAGGTCGGTGCCTTGCTCGGTGAAGCCGCGGCGGCTGAATGGGCTGGTCTGGGCGGACTGGTAAGCGTCAGGCCGCCGGTTTTGGCCAGTTCGCTGGTGTCCTCACGGCTGCTTGAAAAGATCGCCGCCCACCACGGCACGCGTTTTGAGTCGACTTTGACTGGCTTCAAGTGGGTTGGCCGGGTCGAAGACTTGTTGTTTGGCTACGAAGAAGCGATTGGCTACTGCTGCCGTCCGGATATGGTGCGGGACAAGGACGGCATCACCGCCGGCCTGGCAGTGGCAGCGCTGGCAGTGGCGGCCAAGTCCAAGGGCCGGACCTTGATCCAGCTGCTTGACGACCTGGCCAGACGTCACGGCCTGCACCTAACCAGCCAGGTCGCCGCCCGGTACACCAACGCCTCAGCCATCCCGGAAGTCATGGGCCGCATTAGGCAATCCCCACCGGCCGCACTGGGAGGTCTCCAACTTCAATCAGTAGTTGACCTGGCCAGCGCGTCAGCCAAGCTGCCACCAACCGACGCCGTGGTCTTAGAGCTGGCCAAACAGGCCCGGGTGATTGTCCGGCCCTCTGGCACCGAACCCAAAGTCAAGTGTTATCTGGAAGTAATCCAGCCGGTCAAACCGGAGGCCAGCTTTGCCCAGGTCACTACGGCCCGCGAAGAAGCCGCCGCGCAGCTGAGAAAAATCGTCGCGGACCTACGATCGTTGCTGGCGAACTGA
- a CDS encoding branched-chain amino acid ABC transporter permease — translation MEQVLQQLVNGLSLGSIFALIALGYTMVYGILQLINFAHGDVYMVGAFTGYFCMTNLGLGFFEALIIAMATCSLLGVIIERIAYRPLRGSSRITLLITAIGVSLTLEYTMMYFVGAGVRSYPPLPAFMAGSFHVGGVVIKNLQLLIIGISVGVMILLQFIVKKTSVGKAMRAVSQDMEAARLMGVSVDNTISVTFALGSALAGAAGVLVGVYYNSINPLMGLMPGLKAFVAAVFGGIGLIPGALFGAYLIGLLETSVAATGFSMFRDAVVFAVLIAILIVKPAGLLGKNIREKV, via the coding sequence GTGGAACAGGTCCTACAGCAGCTCGTCAACGGGCTTTCGTTGGGTAGCATCTTTGCGCTGATCGCGCTGGGCTACACGATGGTCTACGGGATTCTCCAGCTGATCAATTTTGCCCACGGCGACGTCTACATGGTGGGCGCCTTCACCGGCTACTTCTGTATGACGAACCTGGGCTTGGGTTTCTTTGAGGCTCTCATCATCGCCATGGCGACCTGCTCCCTGCTGGGCGTGATAATCGAACGCATCGCCTATAGGCCCCTGCGGGGCTCTTCGCGTATCACCTTGCTGATCACCGCCATCGGCGTCTCGCTGACTCTTGAATACACCATGATGTACTTCGTGGGCGCCGGCGTGCGGTCCTACCCGCCGCTGCCGGCTTTTATGGCTGGGTCGTTCCACGTTGGCGGTGTGGTTATCAAGAACTTGCAGCTGCTGATCATTGGGATCTCGGTGGGGGTGATGATCCTGCTGCAGTTCATTGTCAAAAAGACCTCCGTGGGCAAAGCCATGCGGGCGGTGTCTCAAGACATGGAAGCTGCCCGGCTAATGGGGGTCAGTGTTGACAACACTATTTCTGTCACCTTTGCGCTGGGCTCGGCCCTAGCTGGTGCCGCCGGCGTGCTGGTTGGCGTCTACTACAACTCGATCAACCCGCTGATGGGTCTAATGCCTGGCCTGAAGGCCTTTGTGGCGGCTGTTTTCGGTGGTATTGGGTTGATTCCGGGCGCACTGTTTGGCGCCTACTTGATTGGGCTACTGGAAACCTCGGTGGCCGCTACCGGCTTCTCAATGTTCCGTGACGCGGTCGTGTTTGCCGTTCTGATCGCCATTTTGATCGTCAAGCCGGCCGGCTTGCTGGGCAAGAACATCAGGGAGAAAGTCTGA
- a CDS encoding purine-nucleoside phosphorylase — translation MTPKTASPRRNPAAPRPASAPAAKAKLELVENNPPKSAVRKLAEKARSRQIEAVAELAPGSLAQAAAAEFRSLSGRQRFDLAVLLGSGWHGAADMIGETVFELNADQLPGFCPSPVPGHHGTIQVVETPGGNNVLVIGARHHYYDGRDATAVAHPVRFAAALGVHCLVQTNGCGSLNRALEPGTVALIRDHINLTGASPLSGASFVDLTDAYSANLRYLIRSALPELGEATYAQFAGPQYETPAEVRMAGLLGADLVGMSTALETIAARQAGLEVVGMSLVTNMAAGITGEPLKHFEVLSQGINSGPRNAVLLAAAVGLILIEVCL, via the coding sequence GTGACGCCTAAGACAGCCAGTCCCCGCCGGAACCCAGCCGCCCCCAGACCAGCTTCGGCTCCGGCAGCGAAAGCGAAACTCGAACTGGTCGAAAACAACCCACCTAAGTCCGCGGTCAGGAAACTGGCTGAAAAGGCCCGGTCCAGGCAGATCGAAGCCGTAGCCGAACTGGCGCCCGGATCCCTGGCACAAGCGGCAGCGGCGGAGTTCCGGTCGCTGTCTGGGCGCCAGCGGTTCGACTTGGCTGTGTTGCTTGGGTCGGGCTGGCACGGAGCGGCGGACATGATTGGCGAGACGGTTTTCGAGCTCAATGCTGACCAGCTGCCCGGCTTCTGCCCCAGCCCGGTGCCAGGCCACCACGGCACAATCCAGGTGGTCGAAACACCCGGTGGCAACAATGTCCTGGTAATTGGCGCCCGGCACCACTACTACGACGGCCGCGACGCGACGGCCGTGGCCCACCCGGTGCGCTTCGCCGCCGCCCTGGGGGTGCACTGCCTGGTACAGACGAACGGCTGCGGTTCGCTCAACCGGGCGTTAGAGCCCGGCACAGTGGCGCTGATCCGCGACCACATCAACCTGACCGGTGCCTCACCTCTAAGCGGGGCCAGCTTTGTTGATCTGACCGACGCCTATTCGGCCAATCTGCGCTACCTCATTCGCAGCGCCCTGCCCGAGCTGGGCGAAGCGACCTACGCGCAGTTCGCCGGTCCGCAATACGAAACCCCAGCCGAGGTCCGCATGGCCGGGTTGTTGGGCGCCGATCTAGTGGGCATGTCGACCGCCCTGGAGACCATCGCAGCCCGGCAGGCCGGCTTGGAGGTAGTGGGGATGTCGCTGGTCACAAACATGGCAGCCGGCATCACCGGTGAGCCATTGAAGCATTTCGAGGTCCTGTCTCAGGGCATCAACTCCGGACCGCGCAATGCCGTTTTGTTGGCCGCTGCGGTTGGCCTGATCTTGATAGAGGTTTGTCTGTGA